The sequence below is a genomic window from Malassezia restricta chromosome IV, complete sequence.
AGCACCTTCCTTGGATAGAGCGATGGCCGCTGCCCCTCAGGGACGCGTGACACGCATGATTGATTTGCTGGTGTAGGATGTGGAGAGGCTCGGTCGGTCCACAGCCGCCACTTGCGTGGCTGTTCTGACACTTCCCATCACTGTGAATCTCGCCCGACTGTGAGTGTGGTCACCTACCTGATAGGCAGTCCCAACTCGAGCCGAAGCGTTATTCTGCAAGAGAAAAAGTCTGGCCAGTGACTCTGGCCTACAGAAATCCCATATGGACAGAAAAGACGCGACACCAGGGTTCGAAGACCCGCTCTCGACTGAGAGCATGATGGTGGAAAAGCCTGTCCAGCGTATTAGTGTGATGGATCACCATGCCTTCGCCGAGAAATACTTGGCAGACCTAGGTCAGGAGGAGGCAGACTTTCAGGTGTGCCATTGGCCGATCCAGTCCTGGCATGCTCTCGACAAGCGCATTACGGGACCCGAGTTTGAGTGCGGTGGGCACCGGTGGCGGATCCTGCTCTTCCCCTTCGGAAACTCGAATGGTCAGCCTTATGACATGGTGTCTGTGTACCTTGACTACGCTGACAACAAGGACACGCCAGAAGGCTTtcacgcatgcgcacaaTTTGCGCTAGTGATCTCGAATCCCAACGATCCCACTCTCTTCTCCACGAGTCAAGCTCACCATCGCTTCACGACGGAGGAAATGGACTGGGGATTCACCCGCTTTAACGAGTTCCGCAAGCTGGCTGTCCCCCTCGACAAGCGCACACGACCGATCATCGAAGACGACCAAGCTGTCGTTTCAGCCTTCGTACGCGTCCTCAAGGATCCCACGGGTGTGCTGTGGCACAACTTTATCAATTACGACTCGAAGAAGGAGACGGGCTACGTGGGTATGAAGAATCAGGGCGCCACATGCTACATGAATTCGCTGCTCCAATCCCTCTTTTTTACCAACTATTTCCGCCGTGCTGTGTATCAGATCCCAACAGAGAATGACATTCCCACAGACAGCGTGGCCTatgcgctccagcgcgTGTTTTATCAGCTTCAGACGAGTCATCAGCCGGTGGGAACGACCGAGCTGACGAAATCCTTCGGCTGGAAGTCCCTCGACTCGTTCCTACAGCACGATGTCCAGGAGTTCAATCGTGTGCTCCAGGAAAAGCTGGAGATCAAAATGAAGGGCACGGCGGCCGACGGTGCTATTAACCGCCTGTTTGTCGGTAAGATGAAGAGCTTCCTGCGCTGCGTCAACGTGCAGTACGAGTCGGCTCGTTCGGAAGATTTCTACGATATTCAGCTCAACGTAAAGGGCATGCTCAACCTGGAGCAGTCATTCTGGAATTATATTCAGACCGAGATGCTAGAAGGCGATAACAAATACCACGCGGAAGGCTATGGTCTCCAAGATGCCGAGAAGGGCGTGGTGTTTGAGAAGTTTCCGCCTGTCTTGCATCTCCAGCTCAAGCGCTTCGAGTACGACTTGGAGAAAGACATGATGGTCAAAATCAATGACCGCCACGAATTTCCCTTGTCAATTGACCTCAAGCCGTTTTTGATCCAAGAAGCCCAACACGAGCCTTGGGTATACAAACTGCATGGCGTGCTTGTTCACTCGGGCGACTTGCACGGTGGTCATTACTTTGCCTTGATCAAACCTGAGCCCGACAGCAACTGGTTCAAATTTGACGACGATCGCGTCACACCCGCCACGCTCAAGGAGGTGTTGGAAGACAACTTTGGTGGTGAGATGGTGCCGCCCGGCGGTATAAACCGCCATCCCagcgccacggcgcccatTCGTGCGATGAAGCGCTTCACGAATGCTTACATGCTTGTGTACGTGCGCGAGTCCTtgatggacgaggtgcTGAAGCCCATCGGGCCAGCCGATGTGCCTGACTACCTCAGTGAGCGCATCGAAGACGAGCGCATACAGATGGAGATCCGtcgccgcgagcgcgaagagcaGCACCTGTATCTGACCACCAAGATTGTCACAGAGGACCTATTCCGCACCCACCAGGGCTTTGATCTGGCCACGTTTGACGACCGCATAGGGTGCCCAACGGACTTGCCGACGTTCCGAGTCCTCAAGAACGAACCGTTTGTGAGCTTCAAGGCGCGACTGGCGAACCACTTTGAGCTGCCTGAGCAGTTAGTGCGGCTGTGGGTCCTGGTCAACCGCCAGAACAAGACGGTGCGTCCTGATGCCATTGTACCTGAAAACGATCCGAGTCTCACGCTGGAAGTGGTCCGGGATCGCATGGCATCTCGTCAGAACGACTTGCGCTTCTTTATGGAAGTCTTGGATCCCAACAGTCTGGCCATGGCACACTTGGATCCTGCGACTCGGAACGATGCCATTATGATTTTTCTCAAGTACTTTGACACGTCGCGGCAGAGCCTGCTGGGTGTCTCGCGCATGTACGTGCAGCGACACATGAAGGTGAGCGACTTGGTGCCTACTATCAACGAGCTTATGCGCTGGCCGCCAGCGACACAGGTCAAGATGTTTGAAGAGATCAAGCCCGGGATgattgagcagctcaagtTTAAGGCTACCTTTGCGCAGAGTGAGATTCAGGACGGTGACATTATCTGCTTCCAGATCGAGCTGTCTGAAAAAGATGCGAACGACTATGAGATGCAGCAACTGTACTCCAATCCCGTACAGTTTTACGATTTTCTGCAGAATCAAGTTCGTCTGCTGATCAAGCCTCGCAACGAAGATGCCGTCGGCCAGCCCGAGGTGGAACTTACCTTGAATAAGAAAATGACGTATGACATGCTCGCCACCAAGGTCGCAGAGCGTCTAGAGCAGGACCCACTTATGCTGCGCTTCACCGTGGCGAATGGTCCGAATGGTACTCCCAAGACGGTGCTCAAGCGCTCGGCCAACCAAACTATCAACGAAATCATCCAAACGAGCTATCTGCAGGGACCAGCGAGTTTGCTCTATTACGAGATTTTGGATGTGAGCATCATCGAGCTGGAGACCAAGCGTTCGCTCAGCGTGTCGTGGATGGGCGCACACAACAAAGAAGACCCGCATCTCTACACATTCTTGCTCCCCAAGACGGCTACTGTGCATGAACTGGCAGATCAGCTAGCCAAGCAAGTCAGCCTTCGACCGGATGGCACACACAAGATCCGGGTATTTGTGTCGGCTGCTTTGGGCCGCTTACAACGCGAACTGCACATGTTTGACAGTATCAACAGCATCCCAGAGGGCACAGAGCTGTTTGCCGAGGAAATCTGGCCGGAGGAGCTGGCTTTGGGCGAGGACGCGAAATTGGTCCACATGTGCCATTTCTTCCGAGATGTGGCGCGTGTCCACAGCGTGCCGCTCCGTTTCGTCCTACTGCGCAACGAGCGCTTTGCGGACACGGCCAAGCGCATCCAGGTGCGTCTTGATGTGCCGGACAAGGAGTTTGCCAAGTTCCGCTTTGCCCTCATTCAAACGAGCCAATACAAGCAGCCCACCTACTTGGAAGATGACGACGTGGTGTTCGACCACAAGTTTCTGCCAGACGACGTCATTGGCATAGACCACATGGATCGAAGTGGACGCGCCAGCCGGCTCCATGGCCTGCATCCACAAGACCGCGGGATCCAAATTCGCAGTTGATAGAAAAGAAAAAACTTTCTCTATGGCAGTTCGTGTGTGAGACCGTGACGAatcgacgtgcgcagcgcctcacTAATGTCAGGGTGCATGCCCACATAGGCCAGAAGCAAGGAAACGGGCAGGGTAAAAGGTCTGCGCGATACACGCTCGGAGACGCGTTCACTCTCCACGAAACCAAGCTCTGTGCCATTGTACTGCAGCGAGAGGCCATATGTATGAGCCTGGGTCTTCTGGACAACGAGGTCCAGGGCGTGTCCACGATGGACTTTGGTGCGTGGGAAGAGAGACTTGAGGTCGTGCACGTTGCGAGAGAGGCTTTTTTCGACCTCATCGGACATATCATACGTGTCGGGCAAGGCTCTTGCATGTTTTGCACGCACATTGATAGCACGCACGAGTCCGTCTCGGAGATGCGCAAAGTCAGTGGACCGCACAGGCATGATACGGATCGCACACGGCACGCCAGCCTCGAGCCAATCCTGTAGTTGCTTTTCCAGATCCACGTCACCAGATGCTAGTGGTTTCCTTGAAGCCTCTAGGGCATCCTCCGCCACATACAGGCCCGCCACATAGACATGAAAACCGAGGAACGTGACAGTGCGCACGCCGAAGCCCACGAGGCGCAAGATCGAGCTCGTATGATTCACATTCGTGCCGGCTGTCTGCATGTAGACGGGCACATCCATGGAAGACTTGGGTTCCTTGACAGTGCGATCCATGGGTGCCTCTAGATAGAGGGGCAAGGCTGGCACAGCCATGGCAGCCGCCACCGAGGCACCCGCTATACCCAGCCACAGTGGCCAAGACACACGACGAGCCGCGTACGCCCTGGTGTGAGACATGCGCACtggcacacgcagcgcgatggCCGTGCTACTTGAATAAGCTTGGCGCACCACAGGTCTCCAAGGCAGCATTCCGTATACGAGTGGTCAGTGTGTGGGGGGAACTTGTGGCCAATGAGACCGTGTTCATTTTCCCCTCCCATAAGCTCCACCATGCCATTTACGCCCGACTCGGACTTGGAGCTGAGCTTCCCCGCAGAGCTGATCCCGACGGACTTGAATGACCGgctcgcgcagcacaaTTTGCATATCCGACCGCTCGCTTCGTCTGACCATGGCCGCGGTCACATCCGAGTGCTTGCTTCGCTGACGTCCGTAGCTGATCCAGGCGAGAAGGCATGGCGGGAACGCTTCTATGAGCTAGCCAAGTCAAACACGTCCGCGAGCAAGTACTACATTTGTGTCATTGTATCAAAAGAGACGGATGAGCTTGTTGCTACGGGCACTGTGTTTTTGGAGCCCAAGTTtttgcgctcgctcgcgacggcggGCCACATTGAGGATATCGCCGTGGACACATCGATGCAGGGTCGGGGTCTGGGCAAGATCCTTATCAGTGCACTGACGACGCTGAGTGAGAAGGCCGGTGCGTacaagacgctgctggactGCAGCGACGACAATGTGCCTTTCTACAAAAAATGTGGTTACGACGTCAAAGGCCTTCAGATGAGCAAGTATACATAGCCTTTACTGGAGAAGGAACGCCTTGACGGTGTCGATAAATGCACCTGGTGCTTCGGATTGGCACCAGTGGCCCGTCGGAAGAACTTTGAGCTGCATACTTGGGAAGTACGCCTTGCACAGCGGTATATTGTGGCGGTTGATGTACTTGCTGCGCTCGCCCTTGACAAACAGGGTAGGGCCATTCCATAGGCGCTCTGGAGCGGAATGCTCATCGACGGGAGGGGCATAGGGAAACTCACCAATCTCCTGGAGCGCGTGCATAATCTTTTCCACGGGTATGCGGAACTGCATTGTTTCTCCTTGGCGCTCGAGGTTCGTGAGCAGGAACTGGCGCACAGACAGATTCGGCTCGATTTCTTTCAGCATCTTGTCTGCTTCACTGCGTGATTGTACCTGCTCCTTGTTGATCTCCACCATGCATCTAGCATACCGCATAAATTCAGGCGAAATGGGACCGGCAGCTGGCGTCATGTCGACACTAATAAGGTGCGAGAGGGCATGACTTGGTAGCCTTGGGTTCAATGCCATAGTTTGTGCAACTTTTCCTCCCATGGAGTGACCGATCAGCGTCACATTCGAGAGCTGTTTATCCGAGAAGAACTTTTCAATGTCACCGGCCATGTCGAGGTAGGTCATCGTGTCTGCATGAGGCGAGGAGCCGTGATTTCTCATATCCAGTGTGTATATAGGCAAAGCGAATTCTTTTACCATGGCCTTGGCAAGCGAACGCCAGTTTTGTTTCGATCCATAGAGACCATGACAGATCACAAGTGCACTGGTCTTTTGGAACATGGGCCTATCAGATGGGGATGGCTCAAATACTTCGTGAGCAAGCTCTAGTGGCTTGCAAGTCGTTCTTGACGTGCTGAATGCACGAGATGCAGTGGATGCAAGAACGCGATGCAGCGTCACACGAAACATGGTGGCACAGCGGATCCTCGCTCAACGTGTTCGGTCTATGT
It includes:
- a CDS encoding alpha/beta-hydrolase; this encodes MFRVTLHRVLASTASRAFSTSRTTCKPLELAHEVFEPSPSDRPMFQKTSALVICHGLYGSKQNWRSLAKAMVKEFALPIYTLDMRNHGSSPHADTMTYLDMAGDIEKFFSDKQLSNVTLIGHSMGGKVAQTMALNPRLPSHALSHLISVDMTPAAGPISPEFMRYARCMVEINKEQVQSRSEADKMLKEIEPNLSVRQFLLTNLERQGETMQFRIPVEKIMHALQEIGEFPYAPPVDEHSAPERLWNGPTLFVKGERSKYINRHNIPLCKAYFPSMQLKVLPTGHWCQSEAPGAFIDTVKAFLLQ
- a CDS encoding glucosamine-phosphate N-acetyltransferase, with protein sequence MPFTPDSDLELSFPAELIPTDLNDRLAQHNLHIRPLASSDHGRGHIRVLASLTSVADPGEKAWRERFYELAKSNTSASKYYICVIVSKETDELVATGTVFLEPKFLRSLATAGHIEDIAVDTSMQGRGLGKILISALTTLSEKAGAYKTLLDCSDDNVPFYKKCGYDVKGLQMSKYT
- a CDS encoding chalcone-flavanone isomerase codes for the protein MLPWRPVVRQAYSSSTAIALRVPVRMSHTRAYAARRVSWPLWLGIAGASVAAAMAVPALPLYLEAPMDRTVKEPKSSMDVPVYMQTAGTNVNHTSSILRLVGFGVRTVTFLGFHVYVAGLYVAEDALEASRKPLASGDVDLEKQLQDWLEAGVPCAIRIMPVRSTDFAHLRDGLVRAINVRAKHARALPDTYDMSDEVEKSLSRNVHDLKSLFPRTKVHRGHALDLVVQKTQAHTYGLSLQYNGTELGFVESERVSERVSRRPFTLPVSLLLAYVGMHPDISEALRTSIRHGLTHELP
- a CDS encoding ubiquitin carboxyl-terminal hydrolase 7 codes for the protein MDRKDATPGFEDPLSTESMMVEKPVQRISVMDHHAFAEKYLADLGQEEADFQVCHWPIQSWHALDKRITGPEFECGGHRWRILLFPFGNSNGQPYDMVSVYLDYADNKDTPEGFHACAQFALVISNPNDPTLFSTSQAHHRFTTEEMDWGFTRFNEFRKLAVPLDKRTRPIIEDDQAVVSAFVRVLKDPTGVLWHNFINYDSKKETGYVGMKNQGATCYMNSLLQSLFFTNYFRRAVYQIPTENDIPTDSVAYALQRVFYQLQTSHQPVGTTELTKSFGWKSLDSFLQHDVQEFNRVLQEKLEIKMKGTAADGAINRLFVGKMKSFLRCVNVQYESARSEDFYDIQLNVKGMLNLEQSFWNYIQTEMLEGDNKYHAEGYGLQDAEKGVVFEKFPPVLHLQLKRFEYDLEKDMMVKINDRHEFPLSIDLKPFLIQEAQHEPWVYKLHGVLVHSGDLHGGHYFALIKPEPDSNWFKFDDDRVTPATLKEVLEDNFGGEMVPPGGINRHPSATAPIRAMKRFTNAYMLVYVRESLMDEVLKPIGPADVPDYLSERIEDERIQMEIRRREREEQHLYLTTKIVTEDLFRTHQGFDLATFDDRIGCPTDLPTFRVLKNEPFVSFKARLANHFELPEQLVRLWVLVNRQNKTVRPDAIVPENDPSLTLEVVRDRMASRQNDLRFFMEVLDPNSLAMAHLDPATRNDAIMIFLKYFDTSRQSLLGVSRMYVQRHMKVSDLVPTINELMRWPPATQVKMFEEIKPGMIEQLKFKATFAQSEIQDGDIICFQIELSEKDANDYEMQQLYSNPVQFYDFLQNQVRLLIKPRNEDAVGQPEVELTLNKKMTYDMLATKVAERLEQDPLMLRFTVANGPNGTPKTVLKRSANQTINEIIQTSYLQGPASLLYYEILDVSIIELETKRSLSVSWMGAHNKEDPHLYTFLLPKTATVHELADQLAKQVSLRPDGTHKIRVFVSAALGRLQRELHMFDSINSIPEGTELFAEEIWPEELALGEDAKLVHMCHFFRDVARVHSVPLRFVLLRNERFADTAKRIQVRLDVPDKEFAKFRFALIQTSQYKQPTYLEDDDVVFDHKFLPDDVIGIDHMDRSGRASRLHGLHPQDRGIQIRS